One genomic window of Dama dama isolate Ldn47 chromosome 7, ASM3311817v1, whole genome shotgun sequence includes the following:
- the LOC133059334 gene encoding collagen alpha-1(I) chain-like, with translation MAGGGARGAGQGRRGAAPPAAHTLFQSGPCVACASCSARRRAGGRSLPPLRAAGRVGAQEQLRNAPSAPRSLRGGPAGARAHRAAAGPGRAGAGAAAVHGGARAPRLPLSAVVQKASYLRPKNLPRLLSMPSAAARPGRAALRVFGPPALGGEGGRGGAAGGRGGAGSGRPRWGPAAGQAGSGWQEGAGSASGAGPRAGAGPARPRALRRSGRAARPPRRGGRGRGARGRGLLAPGPTGGRAGSCARLDVGGVVAARGAGARAGRARPRDLRRSGRAPASTWGAWPRGAGAWPDGGRGLRGAGPCGGRTGPRARLDVGGRGRRRARGRTPAGQRLGSGPRRPAPVARHPDGSGARSPSGPGQPAEGQRRGQVEPPPSHVPASPAAAAKTRSRSAHPLGGRPGGGGRGGARARPPAPGPQLPPRRASLFLLSARLPRTGAGRRGRAPGKSLGSKGTGLSVVVLLGGAGTAGIAR, from the coding sequence ATGGCGGGCGGCGGGGCGCGCGGCGCGGGGCAGGGCCGGCGAGGCGCCGCGCCGCCGGCGGCCCACACTTTGTTCCAGTCGGGTCCCTGCGTGGCCTGCGCTTCCTGCTCCGCGAGGCGCCGGGCGGGCGGGCGCTCACTCCCGCCGCTGCGGGCCGCCGGCCGGGTCGGTGCGCAGGAGCAGCTGCGCAACGCGCCCTCCGCGCCGCGCTCACTCCGCGGCGGGCCGGCTGGGGCTCGGGCTCATCGCGCCGccgcggggccgggccgggctgGGGCGGGCGCGGCGGCGGTGCACGGCGGCGCGCGGGCTCCGCGGCTCCCCCTCTCCGCGGTAGTGCAGAAAGCTTCCTACTTGCGGCCGAAAAACCTGCCCCGGCTACTGAGCATGCCCAGTGCGGCCGCCCGGCCCGGCCGAGCCGCGCTCCGGGTTTTCGGGCCGCCCGcgctggggggagagggggggcggggcggggcggccggcGGGCGGGGCGGCGCGGGGAGCGGCAGGCCGCGCTGGGGCCCGGCGGCCGGGCAGGCGGGGAGCGGCTGGCAGGAAGGGGCGGGGTCTGCTtcgggggcggggccgcgggcgggggcggggcctgctcGCCCCAGGGCCCTCCGGAGGTCGGGCCGGGCCGCGCGCCCGCCTCGACGTGGGGGGCGTGGCCGCGgcgcgcgggggcggggcctgctcGCCCCAGGGCCCACCGGAGGTCGGGCCGGGTCGTGCGCCCGCCTCGACGTGGGGGGCGTGGTCGCGGCGCGGGGGGCGGGAGCGAGGGCGGGGCGAGCTCGCCCCAGGGACCTCCGGAGGTCGGGCCGCGCGCCCGCCTCGACGTGGGGGGCGTGGCCGCGGGGCGCGGGGGCGTGGCCTGATGGCGGGCGTGGCCTGAGGGGCGCGGGGCCCTGCGGAGGTCGGACCGGGCCGCGCGCCCGCCTCGACGTTGGGGGCAGAGGGCGGCGGCGCGCACGGGGGCGGACACCGGCGGGACAGAGGCTGGGCTCGGGGCCTCGCCGCCCGGCGCCCGTAGCCCGCCACCCCGACGGCAGTGGCGCGCGGAGCCCGTCCGGGCCGGGCCAGCCCGCCGAGGGCCAGCGGCGTGGCCAGGTGGAGCCCCCGCCCAGCCACGTGCCCGCCTCCCCCGCGGCCGCTGCCAAGACCCGGAGCCGGAGCGCGCACCCGCTCGGCGGcaggccggggggcgggggccggggcggTGCGAGGGCGCGGCCGCCTGCGCCCGGCCCGCAGCTTCCCCCGcgccgggcctccctgttcctcttgAGCGCCCGCCTCCCCCGAacaggagctgggaggaggggccGGGCTCCGGGGAAAAGTCTGGGTTCCAAGGGAACGGGGCTGTCAGTCGTGGTTCTCCTGGGCGGGGCGGGGACGGCGGGGATAGCTCGGTGA